In Ignavibacteria bacterium, the sequence AGGTACCGGAATAGATTACTGGGCACTGCAGAAGGGAAATGAAATAATTGTTATGAAAAGAGAGATCGGTGAAACAACGAGTGAAGACGGTGAACCCGGTGATTTTGTTGGAAAACCCGAAAAAGTGATATCAATAAAACTTGATCAATAACTAAATATACTATTTTCATTATGGATGGATCAACAAAAAAAACCAGCCTTCTTTCCAAAGCGCTGATATGGTTCCTGGTTCTTTCAACAGCAGTTGTTATTTACATGACCGTTAAGCTATTAGTAGTCAGCGCAACTTTCAGGGAAATGTAGTTTAACTGTAAAATTGTTTAACAGGTAACTTGTTATGTATAACAAAAAAGGACGGCAATGCCGTCCTTTTTTTAAACGTTAAAAAAATTATTTACCGTTAACTGTATCTGAAAGACCTTTACCTGCTTTGAACTTAGCAACTTTTCTTGCAGGAATATTGATAGCAGCGCCTGTCTGCGGATTTCTGCCGGTTCTTGCACCGCGTTTTGAAACTGAAAATGTTCCGAAACCAACGAGTGATACTTTACCGCCTTTTTTTAAAGTCTTTGTAACACAGCCTATAAATGAATCCAGTGCGGCTTTAGCAGCAACTTTTGTTGTATCTGCATCTTCAGCCATTTTTGCAATAATTTCTTCTCTTGTCATTTGATTGAAAGTTAAATTGTTATTAATTATTTATTGGAAGTTCTACAAAGATAACTAATTCTTAACAAAATAAAAAATAGTTAATTACGTCTTAAATGATATACAGCAAGGTTTTGACCCCACTTTCCACCGGGAAAGCGGGTTAATTTTATTTAAAATTTCTTTATTGAAAGATAAATATGTAATACCTTTTTTAGTTAAAATAATTTAGTTAAAATTGCAGCCTAACCATATATAGATGAAATTACTTCTTTCGTATCTCAAAAATTACAGGGGATTTATAATCCTTGCCCTCGTTTTAGCAGCCATAAACCAGATGTTTTCAATGATGGACCCGCTGATCGTAAGGTACATAATTGATGATTATGCCACAAAATTCGATAAATATACCTCTGAGCAGTTCTTTAAGGGGGTTGGACTTTTGCTTGGACTGGGCATTGGAGCAGCCTTTGTATCAAGGGTAGCCAAGAATTTCCAGGATTATTATATAAACCTGATAACCCAGAAGCTTGGCGCAAGAATGTACGCTGACGGCATAAAACACTCCCTCGAGCTGCCTTACCAGGTATTTGAAGATAAGCGAAGCGGTGAAACTCTTGGCGTTCTGCAGAAAGTAAGAACAGATGTTGAAAAGCTAATTGCCCTGGCAATAAATATAGTATATACTACTTTGATCGGGCTCATTTTTGTAACCATTTATTCATTTTCGATACATTGGGTTATTTTCCCGGTTTACGCATTAACAGCTCCATTGATAGCATTTATCAGCTCGAAGCTTAGCAAAAGGATAAAGCTGATACAGAAAAAGATTGTCGGTGAAACAACAGCACTTGCGGGCACAACTACAGAATCGTTAAGAAATATTGAACTTGTTAAAAGCTTAGGTCTTGCAGGACAGGAAATCAACAGGCTGAACACTACGACGGAAAAAATTCTTGCCTTAGAGCTTAAAAAAGTCAGGTTTGTAAGAAGCCTTAGCTTCATTCAGGGTACAATTGTGAATTTTCTACGGACATCAATTCTGTTTTTGATGATGTACCTTATTTTTTCACGTGTAATAACGGCGGGTGAATTCTTTTCTCTCTATATATATTCATTTTTTATCTTCGGTCCCCTGCAGGAGCTTGGCAACATCATAAATGTATACAGGGAAACCGAAGTATCGCTGAATAACTTTAAAGATATAATTGAAACACCACTTGAAAAAAGACCGGATAATCCTGTATCGATAGGTAAAATAGAAACATTCGAGTTCGAGAACGTTACATTCAAACATCAAAGCGCATCAACTCACGCACTTGAGGATATTTCATTCAAAACAAGCGTGGGGCAGACAGTTGCGTTTGTGGGTCCTTCAGGCGCAGGAAAAACAACTCTCGTAAAGCTGCTGGTGGGTCTATACACACCGCAAAGCGGCACTGTGTATTACAATGGTGTGCCGGGTAAGGAAATAGAGTTTGATAACCTGCGCAACCA encodes:
- a CDS encoding HU family DNA-binding protein — protein: MTREEIIAKMAEDADTTKVAAKAALDSFIGCVTKTLKKGGKVSLVGFGTFSVSKRGARTGRNPQTGAAINIPARKVAKFKAGKGLSDTVNGK
- a CDS encoding ABC transporter ATP-binding protein, whose protein sequence is MKLLLSYLKNYRGFIILALVLAAINQMFSMMDPLIVRYIIDDYATKFDKYTSEQFFKGVGLLLGLGIGAAFVSRVAKNFQDYYINLITQKLGARMYADGIKHSLELPYQVFEDKRSGETLGVLQKVRTDVEKLIALAINIVYTTLIGLIFVTIYSFSIHWVIFPVYALTAPLIAFISSKLSKRIKLIQKKIVGETTALAGTTTESLRNIELVKSLGLAGQEINRLNTTTEKILALELKKVRFVRSLSFIQGTIVNFLRTSILFLMMYLIFSRVITAGEFFSLYIYSFFIFGPLQELGNIINVYRETEVSLNNFKDIIETPLEKRPDNPVSIGKIETFEFENVTFKHQSASTHALEDISFKTSVGQTVAFVGPSGAGKTTLVKLLVGLYTPQSGTVYYNGVPGKEIEFDNLRNQIGFVTQDTQLFAGTIKENLLFVNPKATDEEIMDALNKAACQNLLARADKGIDTVIGEGGVKVSGGEKQRLSIARALLRHPRLLVFDEATSALDSLTEEEISQTIRDVSARTDHITILIAHRLSTIMHADRIYVLEKGSMVEEGRHEELIAMKGLYYAMWRQQIGERHRREGNGLPEEKKQKELVKG